The proteins below are encoded in one region of Chelonia mydas isolate rCheMyd1 chromosome 11, rCheMyd1.pri.v2, whole genome shotgun sequence:
- the CREB1 gene encoding cyclic AMP-responsive element-binding protein 1 isoform X1: MTMESGAENQQSGDAAVTEAENQQMTVQAQPQIATLAQVSMPTAHATSSAPTVTLVQLPNGQTVQVHGVIQAAQPSVIQSPQVQTVQISTIAESEDSQESVDSVTDSQKRREILSRRPSYRKILNDLSSDAPGVPRIEEEKSEEETSAPAITTVTVPTPIYQTSSGQYIAITQGGAIQLANNGTDGVQGLQTLTMTNAAATQPGTTILQYAQTTDGQQILVPSNQVVVQAASGDVQTYQIRTAPTSTIAPGVVMASSPALPTQPAEEAARKREVRLMKNREAARECRRKKKEYVKCLENRVAVLENQNKTLIEELKALKDLYCHKSD, encoded by the exons ATGACCATGGAATCTGGTGCAGAGAACCAGCAGAGTGGAGATGCAGCCGTTACAGAGGCAGAGAACCAACAGATGACTGTACAGGCACAACCGCAGATTGCAACATTAGCCCAG GTATCTATGCCGACAGCTCATGCAACATCTTCTGCCCCAACGGTGACCTTAGTACAGTTGCCTAATGGACAGACAGTTCAAGTCCATGGAGTTATTCAGGCAGCCCAGCCATCCGTTATTCAGTCTCCACAGGTCCAGACGGTTCAG ATCTCCACTATTGCAGAAAGTGAAGATTCACAGGAGTCAGTGGACAGTGTCACAGACTCTCAGAAACGCAGAGAGATCCTTTCCAGACGACCCTCCTATAG AAAAATTTTGAATGACTTATCCTCAGACGCCCCAGGAGTGCCAAGGATTGAAGAAGAAAAGTCCGAAGAGGAGACATCAGCACCTGCCATCACCACTGTAACAGTGCCAACTCCAATTTACCAAACCAGCAGTGGGCAGTACA ttgctatCACCCAAGGAGGAGCAATACAGCTGGCTAACAATGGCACAGATGGAGTACAGGGCCTCCAGACGTTGACCATGACGAACGCAGCTGCAACCCAGCCTGGCACCACCATTTTACAATATGCTCAGACCACTGATGGACAACAGATTCTTGTACCGAGTAACCAAGTTGTTGTACAGG CTGCCTCAGGAGACGTGCAGACCTACCAGATTCgcacagcacccaccagcaccattGCACCTGGCGTGGTCAtggcctcctccccagcacttcccacccaGCCAGCAGAGGAAGCTGCACGGAAGAGAGAAGTGCGTCTAATGAAGAACAG GGAAGCAGCACGTGAGTGTCGCAGGAAGAAGAAGGAATATGTGAAATGTCTAGAAAACCGAGTGGCTGTGCttgaaaaccaaaacaagacactgatTGAGGAGCTGAAAGCACTTAAGGACCTTTACTGCCACAAATCAGATTAA
- the CREB1 gene encoding cyclic AMP-responsive element-binding protein 1 isoform X2 yields MCVWKQCMGREWRGRGEGDSSRKRHWRTKWTQQCESGREKHVGEELEEGAEGRKEKRAGSQQENHQLIAITQGGAIQLANNGTDGVQGLQTLTMTNAAATQPGTTILQYAQTTDGQQILVPSNQVVVQAASGDVQTYQIRTAPTSTIAPGVVMASSPALPTQPAEEAARKREVRLMKNREAARECRRKKKEYVKCLENRVAVLENQNKTLIEELKALKDLYCHKSD; encoded by the exons ATGTGTGTGTGGAAACAATGCATGGGAAGGGAATGGAGAGGTAGAGGAGAGGGAGATTCAAGCAGGAAAAGACACTGGAGAACAAAATGGACACAGCAATGTGAAAGTGGAAGAGAAAAGCATGTAGGAGAGGAATTAGAGGAAGgagcagaaggaagaaaagagaaaagagcaGGTAGCCAACAAGAAAATCATCAACTCA ttgctatCACCCAAGGAGGAGCAATACAGCTGGCTAACAATGGCACAGATGGAGTACAGGGCCTCCAGACGTTGACCATGACGAACGCAGCTGCAACCCAGCCTGGCACCACCATTTTACAATATGCTCAGACCACTGATGGACAACAGATTCTTGTACCGAGTAACCAAGTTGTTGTACAGG CTGCCTCAGGAGACGTGCAGACCTACCAGATTCgcacagcacccaccagcaccattGCACCTGGCGTGGTCAtggcctcctccccagcacttcccacccaGCCAGCAGAGGAAGCTGCACGGAAGAGAGAAGTGCGTCTAATGAAGAACAG GGAAGCAGCACGTGAGTGTCGCAGGAAGAAGAAGGAATATGTGAAATGTCTAGAAAACCGAGTGGCTGTGCttgaaaaccaaaacaagacactgatTGAGGAGCTGAAAGCACTTAAGGACCTTTACTGCCACAAATCAGATTAA
- the CREB1 gene encoding cyclic AMP-responsive element-binding protein 1 isoform X3 produces MTNAAATQPGTTILQYAQTTDGQQILVPSNQVVVQAASGDVQTYQIRTAPTSTIAPGVVMASSPALPTQPAEEAARKREVRLMKNREAARECRRKKKEYVKCLENRVAVLENQNKTLIEELKALKDLYCHKSD; encoded by the exons ATGACGAACGCAGCTGCAACCCAGCCTGGCACCACCATTTTACAATATGCTCAGACCACTGATGGACAACAGATTCTTGTACCGAGTAACCAAGTTGTTGTACAGG CTGCCTCAGGAGACGTGCAGACCTACCAGATTCgcacagcacccaccagcaccattGCACCTGGCGTGGTCAtggcctcctccccagcacttcccacccaGCCAGCAGAGGAAGCTGCACGGAAGAGAGAAGTGCGTCTAATGAAGAACAG GGAAGCAGCACGTGAGTGTCGCAGGAAGAAGAAGGAATATGTGAAATGTCTAGAAAACCGAGTGGCTGTGCttgaaaaccaaaacaagacactgatTGAGGAGCTGAAAGCACTTAAGGACCTTTACTGCCACAAATCAGATTAA